From the genome of Bos indicus x Bos taurus breed Angus x Brahman F1 hybrid chromosome 19, Bos_hybrid_MaternalHap_v2.0, whole genome shotgun sequence:
CCCAGGGCTCAGAACCAAGACTGGTGCCCTGTGTGCGGGCCTCACCCGGGTGGCACAGGGGAGGCTGAGCATCTGCAGGTGCTTGCTGACTGGCTGAGGGGGGCTTCACAGCCAGTCCTGGCTCCCTCTTGTCACTCGTCCCCTGATGGGCCCACAGGCCCAGCTGAGAGCCACGCTGGAGGTCACCCAGCAGCAGGCCACCCAGGCCCAGAGGCAGCTACAGGAGCTGCAGCAGCGAAGCAGCCAGATCCAGGTACCAGGCCtgtccccccgccacccccaacGTGTTCTTGTGCTGTGTCCTTCAGGCGGCCACCGGCGGCCCCTGGGACACTGGGCAGTAGGTGTGAGCTACCTTGAAAATGCCTCCCGGCATCAGGAAATGaagggccgggggcggggggcagagaGACCTTGgctccccacccctcagcccagtGGGCAGCCCAGGGCCCTAGCTGTCCTCAGCTCCTCCTGTGCCCACCCAGAACTCAGCCTGCACCCTGACCTCCGTGATCTCTGGCAAGTTCAGCCGCTTGCTGCAGGCCCTGGAGATGCGGCGGGTCAGGGCTCTGAGGGACATCAATGTGGCCAAGACCCAGGCCCTGGAGCAGGCCCAGCAGGAGAAACAGCGCCTGCAGGGCCACCTGGAGGCCGTGTCCTTCTGTGATCGCAGGATTCGCCACCTCCTGGAGCATCTGGATGACTGGACCTTCCTCCAGGTACCAGACCTCAGGGAGGTGGGCCGGGGGGCCGGTGCGCCTGCCCTTTGTGCCCAGGCTTACTGCAGCTGTCCCCTGCGCTCAGGAATCACAGCAACTGGTGCCCCCAGGCCCTCTCGGGCCACTGACTCTCCCACAGTGGGACGAAGATCAGCAGCTGGGCAGCCTGAAGGAGTCACTGAGCCAGCTGTGTGCCCTCCTCCTGGAAGAGGGGGCTCACTCCGGAGTACCAACCGAAGCCGCTGACTTGGGCTCTGTGGGTAAGGCTGATCCCAGACCTCTGCCTGCCCCTCTGGGCCCAGCTGTCCCTCCCACTGGGAGTGGGAAAGGAGTCAGTGGCCTGGCCCCCCATAAGCGCTCCTCCTGATGACTCCCCTAAAACCCTGCTTTGCTCCGTAGAGTCCCCAGGTCCCCTGGCACCAGTCCTGAGCCCAGTGTGTCCACTGAGGAGGAGACTCTGGCAGAGTAAGAAGGCCTAGAGCACACGTGTGTCTGCACCTGTGTGAGcatatgtgtgtgagtgcattGTATGCACAcgtgggtatgtgtgtgttcatgtgtgcactgtgagcacatgtgtgtgtcCCTCTGTATGTGTCGGGGGGCACCTACTCTTTCCTGACTATTCTGTCCAGGAAACCTGTTTCACGCCCCTCCCTGGGGCCGGCCTGGCCCCGCCCCCCCATGTACCTGTTGCAGGGTGCACACCTCTTACACATGCTGCGAGTGTAGTGTTTAAGGAGATGCTGGGTGCACGAACCTGGGATCGACCACGATTCTTCCACTCACTATGAAGTTAGCtttctgcacctcagttttctcatctgtgaaatgaggccGATGGAAGGTTCCACCTCAGGGGTCGCGTGGAGGATCAGATGCTGAGAGGATGTCCGCGTTTGCTCAGCTTCCAGTGACCCCCGCAGATATCTGGGGGTCCGTTGATGGAAGTTCAGTTGCTGTCTGTCCCCTCTGACAACAGAGTGATGGCTAGACGCAGGCACCCTTGCTCAATCACCTTCCATCTGCCTCTGCCCAACAGATTATCGCAACCTGACCTTCGACCCTGTCAGCGCCAACCGCCACCTCTACCTGTCCCAGCAGGACCAGCGGGTAAAGCACCTTCTAAAGCCCCGGGGCCCAGACGGGCCCGGCAGCTTCGAGCTCTGGCAGGTGCAGTGTGCCCAGAGCTTCCAGGCCGGGCAGCACTACTGGGAGGTGCGTGCGTCCAGCCACTCGGTGACGCTGGGCGTCGCCTACTCGGAACTGACGAGGCGCAGGCAGGGGCCCCACACGGACAACATCGGCCGCGGGCCCAGCTCCTGGGGGCTCTGCATTCAGGAGGACTGTACCCAGGCCTGGCACGACGGGAAGGCCCAGCGCCTCCCGGTCGTGTCGGGGCGGCTCCTGGGCGTGGATTTGAACCTGGCCTCTGGCTGCCTCACCTTCTACAGCCTGGAACCCAAGACCCAACCCCTGCACACCTTCCATGCCATCTTCACCGGGCCCCTCTACCCCATTTTCTGGCTCCTCGAGGGTCGGACCCTGACCTTGTGCCATCAGCCCGAGGCCACCCTTCCTCCAGGGCTCCAGGAAGAGGCCTCGGGGCTCAGCGGAGGAAGGCAGGCGACAAGTGCCACCCCGGTGGCCAGGGGCCACCACTCCCATGGGCCCCAGAACCGCCCCAGCTGCTCCCCTGGGGACCTGAGGCCACAGCTCTAGTGGGACCAGTTGTTGGCTGGAAGACCAGCTCAGGAGCTGGCTGGGCCACttggagagaggtgggaggaagccTCCAAACTAGAGTtcaccttcccctcctctctgaAGGGGGCGAGCCTcaagggaggaagatgggagccCAGTTCTAGGGCTGCCTGGACCTCAGAGACCAGCGCAGTGCCCAGGTCTTGCAGGAGCGCACGTGCAGGGCAGGACAGACCATAGCGGGACAGAGTCACTTACAGGGCAACACCAGTTTACCTCCTACCAAGACAGTGTAGACCTCGGAACAGAGGATTCCTAGAGGCAGTCTTGAGAAGGTTGATTTTTACCTTCTCCCTCCTcatctcttttctattttccttcacattttggtatattttcatcttctcttttattttgtacATCCTGTGCTCATATTCTATAAACAATtgtatttttctgcatcttttattTAACATAAGCATTTTCCACACTGTTCAAATTTTCTCCCTGAATGACGCAACATAAATGGTCATCCTAATGACAAAGCCAAATTCTAATCAGAACTTGTTTACCCATTATTGGacttcaaaatgttttatttggggGCTATAAAAATATGGCCGTGATGACTTTTGGGGAGGAGGCcacaccctgcagcatgtgggatcttagtttccccaaccagggatcaaacccttgccccctacagtggagagtcggagtcttaaccactgggccagggAAGTCTTGAGATGACGATTTTTGagctggaagttttggccatattTATTACCCTGTACGTGGGCTGCATTCCCTACAGAGGAATCACTCAACAGAGACACAATGGAGACTTGAAGATTTTATTCTTATACAAGGGACCGAAATGAAGAAACCTTGCATCAGGCCAACTGACTCCTGCCCCCCAGGCCACCAGCCAATCGTCAC
Proteins encoded in this window:
- the TRIM65 gene encoding tripartite motif-containing protein 65 isoform X3, whose amino-acid sequence is MGVSSRDGVRRSRSRVLEHRQSPELLRTQSGQEAQLRATLEVTQQQATQAQRQLQELQQRSSQIQNSACTLTSVISGKFSRLLQALEMRRVRALRDINVAKTQALEQAQQEKQRLQGHLEAVSFCDRRIRHLLEHLDDWTFLQESQQLVPPGPLGPLTLPQWDEDQQLGSLKESLSQLCALLLEEGAHSGVPTEAADLGSVESPGPLAPVLSPVCPLRRRLWQNYRNLTFDPVSANRHLYLSQQDQRVKHLLKPRGPDGPGSFELWQVQCAQSFQAGQHYWEVRASSHSVTLGVAYSELTRRRQGPHTDNIGRGPSSWGLCIQEDCTQAWHDGKAQRLPVVSGRLLGVDLNLASGCLTFYSLEPKTQPLHTFHAIFTGPLYPIFWLLEGRTLTLCHQPEATLPPGLQEEASGLSGGRQATSATPVARGHHSHGPQNRPSCSPGDLRPQL
- the TRIM65 gene encoding tripartite motif-containing protein 65 isoform X2 translates to MAAQQLEDKLTCSICLELYKEPVTLLCGHNFCGACIRDWWGLCEKVCPECREPFPDGAELRRNVALSGVVEELRATPGPGPDPSHGARCPRHGQPLELFCRTEGLCVCCVCTVRECRLHERVLLDAERRAREAQLRATLEVTQQQATQAQRQLQELQQRSSQIQNSACTLTSVISGKFSRLLQALEMRRVRALRDINVAKTQALEQAQQEKQRLQGHLEAVSFCDRRIRHLLEHLDDWTFLQESQQLVPPGPLGPLTLPQWDEDQQLGSLKESLSQLCALLLEEGAHSGVPTEAADLGSVDYRNLTFDPVSANRHLYLSQQDQRVKHLLKPRGPDGPGSFELWQVQCAQSFQAGQHYWEVRASSHSVTLGVAYSELTRRRQGPHTDNIGRGPSSWGLCIQEDCTQAWHDGKAQRLPVVSGRLLGVDLNLASGCLTFYSLEPKTQPLHTFHAIFTGPLYPIFWLLEGRTLTLCHQPEATLPPGLQEEASGLSGGRQATSATPVARGHHSHGPQNRPSCSPGDLRPQL
- the TRIM65 gene encoding tripartite motif-containing protein 65 isoform X1; the encoded protein is MAAQQLEDKLTCSICLELYKEPVTLLCGHNFCGACIRDWWGLCEKVCPECREPFPDGAELRRNVALSGVVEELRATPGPGPDPSHGARCPRHGQPLELFCRTEGLCVCCVCTVRECRLHERVLLDAERRAREAQLRATLEVTQQQATQAQRQLQELQQRSSQIQNSACTLTSVISGKFSRLLQALEMRRVRALRDINVAKTQALEQAQQEKQRLQGHLEAVSFCDRRIRHLLEHLDDWTFLQESQQLVPPGPLGPLTLPQWDEDQQLGSLKESLSQLCALLLEEGAHSGVPTEAADLGSVESPGPLAPVLSPVCPLRRRLWQNYRNLTFDPVSANRHLYLSQQDQRVKHLLKPRGPDGPGSFELWQVQCAQSFQAGQHYWEVRASSHSVTLGVAYSELTRRRQGPHTDNIGRGPSSWGLCIQEDCTQAWHDGKAQRLPVVSGRLLGVDLNLASGCLTFYSLEPKTQPLHTFHAIFTGPLYPIFWLLEGRTLTLCHQPEATLPPGLQEEASGLSGGRQATSATPVARGHHSHGPQNRPSCSPGDLRPQL